Proteins encoded within one genomic window of Streptosporangiales bacterium:
- a CDS encoding zinc-binding dehydrogenase, translated as MFAVSAVRLDNDDPLAGLDSGDVPDPTAPPGWVGVRVRAASLNQHDIWSLRGVGLGADELPRVLGCDAAGIDDDGNEVVLHSVIPSADWLGDETLDPKRSLLSERYDGAFAERVLVPRGNVLPKPGALTFEEAACLPTAWLTAYRMLFTNSGLQPGGSVLVQGAGGGVATALIVLARAAGLRVFVTSRDEGKRGRAVELGAHEAFEPGARLPMRVDAVMETVGKATWSHSVKCLRPGGRIVVSGATTGPDPSAELQRVFYMQLSVVGSTMGSRTELQRLLAFLDVSGARPAIDRVLPLSDARQGFEALLAGDVFGKVVFTLD; from the coding sequence ATGTTCGCCGTCAGCGCCGTCCGCCTCGACAACGACGATCCGCTCGCCGGGCTCGACTCCGGTGACGTCCCCGACCCGACCGCTCCACCCGGCTGGGTCGGTGTCCGGGTGCGGGCCGCGTCCCTGAACCAGCACGACATCTGGTCGCTGCGCGGGGTCGGGCTCGGCGCCGACGAGCTGCCGCGGGTGCTGGGGTGCGATGCCGCGGGGATCGACGACGACGGCAACGAGGTCGTGCTGCACTCGGTGATCCCGAGCGCCGACTGGCTCGGCGATGAGACGCTCGACCCGAAGCGGTCGCTGCTGTCCGAGCGGTACGACGGGGCGTTCGCCGAACGCGTGCTCGTCCCGCGTGGCAACGTCCTGCCGAAGCCGGGTGCGCTGACGTTCGAGGAGGCCGCGTGCCTGCCGACGGCGTGGCTCACGGCCTACCGGATGCTGTTCACCAACTCCGGCCTGCAGCCCGGTGGCAGCGTGCTGGTCCAGGGCGCGGGCGGCGGGGTGGCGACCGCGCTCATCGTCCTCGCCCGGGCCGCGGGTCTGCGGGTGTTCGTCACGAGCAGGGACGAGGGCAAGCGTGGCCGCGCCGTCGAGCTCGGTGCCCACGAGGCGTTCGAGCCAGGTGCTCGCCTGCCGATGCGCGTCGACGCCGTGATGGAGACGGTCGGCAAGGCGACCTGGAGCCACTCGGTGAAGTGCCTGCGTCCCGGCGGCCGCATCGTGGTCTCGGGCGCCACGACCGGCCCCGACCCGTCAGCGGAGCTGCAGCGCGTCTTCTACATGCAGCTGTCGGTCGTCGGCTCGACGATGGGGAGCCGCACCGAGCTGCAACGCCTGCTCGCGTTCCTCGACGTCAGCGGCGCACGTCCCGCGATCGACCGCGTGCTGCCGCTGTCCGACGCCCGCCAGGGCTTCGAGGCCCTGCTCGCGGGCGACGTCTTCGGCAAGGTCGTCTTCACCCTCGACTGA
- a CDS encoding diacylglycerol kinase family lipid kinase — MRAVLVVNPNATTTTRRTRDVLTRALASETKLEIAETRRRWHAAALARSCAADGVDVIVVLGGDGTVNEVANGLLTEGPQPGLPAVAVIPGGSTNVLARSLGLPRDPVEATGAVLEALRNGTRRTIGLGLADSRYFTFCSGLGLDAEIVRAAESLRSTGTRVSNSVHTRTAFRTFFTASDRRHPPLTIERPGRPAERGLFCAIVQNTSPWTYSGNQSLSPCPDASFDLGLDVFSLRTMRTVPAADQLLRVLGKGRPPGGRAALVLHDLDEFTVIATRPLPHQVDGEYLGERERVTYRSVPHALDIVL, encoded by the coding sequence ATGCGCGCCGTCCTGGTGGTGAACCCCAACGCCACCACGACGACCCGTCGCACGCGCGACGTGCTCACCCGTGCGCTCGCCAGTGAGACCAAGCTCGAGATCGCCGAGACGAGGCGTCGCTGGCATGCCGCCGCACTCGCCCGCAGCTGCGCGGCCGACGGTGTCGACGTGATCGTCGTGCTCGGCGGCGACGGCACGGTCAACGAGGTCGCCAACGGCCTGCTGACCGAGGGCCCGCAGCCGGGACTCCCCGCGGTTGCCGTCATCCCCGGCGGCAGCACCAACGTCCTCGCCCGCTCGCTCGGCCTCCCCCGCGACCCCGTCGAGGCCACCGGCGCCGTCCTCGAGGCGCTGCGCAACGGGACGCGGCGCACGATCGGCCTCGGCCTCGCCGACTCCCGCTACTTCACCTTCTGCTCGGGGCTCGGCCTCGACGCCGAGATCGTGCGCGCCGCCGAGTCGCTGCGGTCGACCGGCACCAGGGTGTCGAACTCGGTGCACACCCGCACGGCGTTCCGCACGTTCTTCACCGCCTCCGACCGCAGGCACCCACCGCTGACCATCGAGCGTCCAGGCAGGCCGGCCGAACGCGGCCTGTTCTGCGCGATCGTGCAGAACACCTCCCCGTGGACGTACTCGGGCAACCAGTCCCTGAGCCCCTGCCCGGACGCGTCGTTCGACCTCGGACTCGATGTGTTTTCGCTGCGCACCATGCGGACGGTCCCCGCGGCCGACCAGCTGCTGCGGGTCCTCGGCAAGGGCAGACCCCCGGGCGGCCGTGCGGCGCTCGTGCTGCACGACCTCGACGAGTTCACCGTCATCGCGACCCGCCCGCTGCCCCACCAGGTCGACGGCGAGTACCTCGGCGAGCGTGAACGGGTGACCTACCGGAGCGTTCCCCACGCTCTGGACATCGTCCTGTGA
- a CDS encoding NAD-dependent malic enzyme → MVADRVRSVRIDGHEGPSFFAATRPARISAASLRAAHRRSTVEASVTTVPEYESDPAFPLHHGGKIEIRPTVRVRDRDGLSLAYTPGVARVSTAVANDPELAYRYTWKGGTVAIITDGTAVLGLGDIGPLGALPVMEGKALLFKEFGGIDAVPLCLDTTDVEEIIDTVIRVAPGFGGVNLEDISAPRCFEIEERLDAALDIPVFHDDQHGTAVVVLAALRGALRLTERDVTDTRVVISGAGAAGVAVSRILLEAGLGDVVVADSRGILHLGREGLTPVKESLARETNADGLRGTLADGLRGADVFIGVSGGRVPEEAVAAMADDPIVFALANPDPEVHPDVAGRHAAVVATGRSDYANQINNVLAFPGIFRGALSARAKSITPGMKLAAADALASLVGPDLSPTYVIPSPFDDRVVPAVSHAVETAARA, encoded by the coding sequence ATGGTGGCGGACCGGGTGCGTTCTGTCAGAATCGATGGTCACGAGGGACCCTCGTTCTTCGCGGCCACCCGGCCAGCGCGCATCAGCGCTGCTTCTCTTCGCGCCGCTCATCGTCGAAGCACCGTGGAGGCCAGCGTGACCACCGTTCCCGAGTACGAGTCAGACCCTGCGTTCCCGCTGCATCATGGCGGCAAGATCGAGATCCGTCCCACCGTTCGGGTGCGCGACCGCGACGGCCTGTCGCTCGCCTACACGCCGGGCGTCGCGCGGGTGAGCACCGCCGTCGCGAACGATCCTGAGCTCGCCTACCGCTATACGTGGAAGGGCGGCACGGTCGCGATCATCACCGACGGCACCGCGGTGCTCGGCCTCGGCGACATCGGGCCGCTCGGCGCGCTGCCGGTGATGGAGGGCAAGGCGTTGCTCTTCAAGGAGTTCGGCGGCATCGACGCCGTGCCGCTGTGCCTCGACACCACCGACGTCGAAGAGATCATCGACACGGTGATCCGGGTGGCGCCGGGGTTCGGCGGCGTCAACCTCGAGGACATCAGCGCACCACGCTGCTTCGAGATCGAGGAACGACTCGACGCTGCACTCGACATTCCCGTCTTCCACGACGACCAGCACGGCACCGCCGTCGTCGTGCTCGCGGCGTTGCGCGGCGCGCTCCGCCTGACCGAGCGGGACGTGACCGACACCAGGGTCGTGATCTCGGGCGCCGGCGCAGCGGGCGTCGCGGTGTCGCGCATCCTGCTGGAGGCGGGCCTCGGCGACGTCGTGGTCGCGGACAGCCGCGGCATCCTCCATCTGGGCAGGGAGGGCCTGACCCCGGTCAAGGAGTCGCTCGCGCGCGAGACCAACGCCGACGGGCTGCGCGGCACGCTCGCCGACGGGCTGCGCGGCGCCGACGTCTTCATCGGGGTGTCGGGCGGCCGGGTGCCGGAGGAGGCGGTCGCCGCGATGGCGGACGACCCGATCGTCTTCGCCCTCGCCAACCCCGATCCCGAGGTGCATCCCGACGTGGCGGGCCGGCACGCGGCCGTGGTCGCGACCGGGCGCAGCGACTACGCGAACCAGATCAACAACGTGCTCGCGTTCCCCGGCATCTTCCGCGGCGCGCTGTCCGCGCGGGCGAAGTCGATCACGCCGGGCATGAAGCTCGCCGCCGCCGACGCGCTCGCCTCGCTCGTCGGACCCGACCTGAGTCCCACGTACGTCATCCCGAGTCCGTTCGACGACCGCGTCGTGCCGGCGGTGTCGCACGCCGTCGAGACGGCCGCCCGCGCGTAG
- a CDS encoding WhiB family transcriptional regulator: MDWRHRAKCREVDPELFFPIGNTGPALSQIEEAKAVCRQCPVVESCLEWALSTGQDAGVWGAMSEDERRALKRQRIRSRAQATA; this comes from the coding sequence ATGGACTGGCGCCACCGGGCGAAGTGTCGTGAGGTCGATCCGGAGCTGTTTTTCCCGATCGGCAACACGGGCCCTGCGCTATCGCAGATCGAAGAAGCAAAGGCCGTCTGCCGGCAATGCCCCGTTGTCGAGTCGTGCCTCGAGTGGGCCCTTTCCACCGGCCAGGATGCTGGCGTCTGGGGGGCGATGAGCGAGGACGAGCGTCGCGCACTGAAGCGGCAGCGTATTCGGAGTCGCGCGCAAGCCACTGCCTGA
- a CDS encoding PadR family transcriptional regulator: MSSVFGHGRLRLYLLKLLDEEPRHGYDIIRLLEDRFMGVYAPSAGTIYPRLNRLEEEGLVEHEVTEGKKVYRLTDAGRAELAARQEEIAALEQDIDRSVRDLAREVREDVRSSVRGLREELKAAAREVRNAEHDRKQQGKRPFDTPWEDLSDVPGWSEAKEAVREAKRAFREGTRSWQTEWEGTWTATSGGKKVVKDVLKSTELLRGEVRRAVKADLDEPRLQEVKTAVDDALGRIRELISRG, encoded by the coding sequence ATGAGCTCGGTGTTCGGGCACGGACGGCTGCGGCTCTACCTCCTCAAGCTGCTCGACGAGGAACCCCGGCACGGCTACGACATCATCCGGCTGCTCGAGGACCGCTTCATGGGCGTCTACGCCCCCTCCGCCGGCACGATCTACCCGCGGCTCAACCGGCTCGAGGAGGAGGGCCTCGTCGAGCACGAGGTGACGGAGGGGAAGAAGGTCTACCGGCTGACCGACGCGGGCAGGGCGGAGCTCGCCGCGCGCCAGGAGGAGATCGCCGCCCTCGAGCAGGACATCGACAGGTCGGTACGCGACCTCGCCCGCGAAGTGCGCGAGGACGTCCGCTCGTCGGTCCGCGGGCTTCGGGAGGAGCTCAAGGCCGCCGCGCGCGAGGTCCGCAACGCCGAGCACGACCGCAAGCAGCAGGGCAAGCGCCCGTTCGACACGCCCTGGGAGGACCTCTCCGACGTCCCCGGCTGGTCCGAGGCGAAGGAGGCGGTGCGCGAGGCCAAGCGCGCCTTCCGCGAAGGCACCCGTTCGTGGCAGACCGAGTGGGAGGGCACCTGGACGGCGACCTCGGGTGGGAAGAAGGTCGTGAAGGACGTCCTCAAGTCCACCGAGCTGCTGCGGGGCGAGGTACGCAGGGCCGTCAAGGCCGATCTCGACGAGCCGCGCCTGCAGGAGGTCAAGACCGCGGTCGACGACGCGCTGGGCAGGATCCGCGAGCTGATCAGTCGAGGGTGA
- a CDS encoding HTH domain-containing protein — MREAPTYVHPMIPRVERHHRILDQLRAAAPRTVPVTELATTLGVSARSIERDVRLLRDAGLPLRSTRGPRGGYRLEVRGARLSVELTAGEAAVLVASLVGIGPLASATAQSALDKLVGALAS; from the coding sequence ATGCGCGAGGCACCGACCTACGTGCACCCCATGATCCCACGGGTCGAACGCCACCACCGGATCCTCGACCAGCTGCGCGCCGCCGCGCCGCGCACGGTGCCGGTGACCGAGCTCGCCACCACTCTCGGAGTCAGCGCTCGCAGCATCGAGCGGGACGTCCGTCTGCTCCGCGACGCGGGACTCCCGCTGCGGTCGACCCGCGGACCCCGCGGCGGCTACCGGCTCGAGGTGCGCGGGGCCAGGCTCTCGGTGGAGCTGACCGCGGGAGAGGCCGCCGTCCTCGTGGCATCGCTCGTCGGCATCGGCCCCCTCGCCTCGGCCACGGCGCAGTCGGCGCTGGACAAGCTGGTGGGCGCTCTCGCCTCGTGA